The segment ACTCGGTTTGCCCATCGACCCGGGTTTCTTGGGCAGGCTGGGATAGTTAGCGACCGTGATGCATGTCTCGGTCTGTCCGTAGCCGTCATGGATCTCGAGACCGGTTGCTTGCTTCCACACCTCGAAGGTCTCGGACTCCAGAGGCTCGCCCGCCGCCATCGCGTGCCTCATCCGCGACAGGTCGAATCGCGATAGGTCCATCTGGACGAACTGTCGATAGATGGTGGGGGGAGCGCAGAACGTCGTCACCCCGTAACTCTCGGCGATGTGCAGGATCTGGTCGAACTCCGGCTTTCCCCTGCCGTCCCATACGAGAACAGCCGCCCCGCGCCTCCACTGACCGAAGAGCTTCCCGTAAGCCGCCTTCGCCCAGCCAAGATCTGAGATCGTCCAGTGCAGATCACCGGGCCTGAGGTCCATCCAGAACCGCGCGGTGATCTCATGGCCGATCCCATAGGAGGCGTGCGTGTGCAGCACCATCTTCGGTTGGCCCGTCGTGCCCGATGTGAAGTAGATCAACAGCGGATCGGCAGCCGCGGTCGGGGCCGACTCCGGAACCTCCGTGCTCGCTCGCTCCATCCCGTCCTCGAGCGAGTCCCAGTCGCCGTATGCCCCGTCGGCAACGATCCGTTGCCTAACCATGGGGAAGGTGGACTGCACTTCGTCGACCTTGGCCGCGCCCGCAGGATCGGTCACCGCCACCGTGGCCTCGGCACTCTCGATCCGGTATCGAATGTCCTTGGGAGTGAGTTGCACGGTTCCGGGCATCGGAACGGCCCCGAGCTTGAAGGCGCCGAGCATGACGTCGTACCACTGCGGGATGCGTGGCATCATCAAGAAGATTCTGTCCCCCTTCGTCACCCCTCGGGCGGAGAGGAAGTTCGCGGCCCGGTTCGATCGCTCGGACAGGTCACCGAAACTCAACCGCCGGGGGTTTCCCCCCTGAGGATCCAGCGCCAGCAGGGCGAGGTCTGACGGCCGCACCCGTGCCCGCTCGTCGACCACGTCCCTCGCGTAGTTGAACTCGGCCGGCACCCTGAGCCGGAACGTCCGGCGGGCCTCCTCGTAGTCGGCCATGTTCGTCCGGGCATCGCTCACGGTCCTCTCCTTCCCGAAGCAGCCGCGGCTACGCCACCGTGATGCCGGCGGATGCCCTGATGGATCCACCCGAGCGCCGCACGGTCCTGGAAGCGGGCAACCGTCGGGAGCGGCGGCGCCTGGCAACAATCAGGATACCGCCGCATGCCCGGGTCCGGTGTGCCTGCCATTCGCCCCCTTACCTTGTGTCCGGCATTTGAAGGCGATCGTGGGCGGGCGTGGATACGCACACGGGTCGCCATGTGGGGTGACCCCCGGTCGGCTCAAGGCGGCTTGTAACGTATGGGCCGGTCGGAGGACAGCGGCATACGGAGGTTCGACACCATGGCGGTAGTAGACGCCCACCTGCATCTTTTCAAGCCGGCAAGCGAGCAGTACCCGCGGGACGTCTTCGAGGCGATGACCCCGGTCGAGCGGGAGGAGTCGGCGGAGGAGTTCCTGGGGGCCATGGGCAGCGCCGGCGTAGACCATGCCGTGATCGTTCCGCTGTCGGTCCACGATCACTACCTTGCGGAGATCCTGGTGGAGTTCCCCGGCAAATTCGCCGGGGTGGGTGTCTACGACCCCGATGCGGAGGACGGCGCCGGACAGGTAACGCGGAGAGCGGAGCAGGTGGGTATCCAGGGGCTTCGCTTCTACGGCTTTGGTGGGGAGGCGGGCCAGGCGCCCGAGTCGCTGGCGGTGTTCCCGGCACTGGAGGCGATGCGCGACCTGGACATGAAGGTGTGGTTTTACGGCGATCCCGACCAGGTGGGCCTGCTTGACGGGGTGATGCGGTTACTCCCCGGCCTCAAGGTGGTCCTCAACCACCTGGGCTTCTGTCCCGACATCTGGATGGAGATAGCCATCGACGAGGACCGGCGTCCCCGCTTCGACATCCCGCTTCCCCCGGACTCCCTGGGTCTGATCGAGCAGATGGCCGCCAAGCATCCGGAGGATCTCTACGTGCACCTGTCGGGCCAGTATGCCTTCACCCAGACCCCCTATCCGTACCCGGACCTCCAGGAGGTGGTGGACCGGATCTATGCGGCCTTCGGCGCCGGGCGGATGCTCAACGCATCCGACTGGCCCTGGATCAAGGACAACCCCGGCCACTCCGAGGTGCTGTCGTTGGTGGATCACTACCTACCCGGCATCCCGCCCGACGACCGGGCTGCCATCCGGGGCGGCACCGCCCTATCGCTGTTCGACTTCTAAACCGCTGATTGGTTCTAGCTAGAAGCGCGGGGAGCCAGCCTTAGGGCTCGCTCCAACAGGGTGGCCATCTGGCCCTTGGTGGTGTCGGCGCCTGGGCAGTAGCGGGCCGGGAGGATCATGCAGCCGCGGGTGATGCCTACGGCGGCAACGGCGTCGATGGCGGACGCGTGGGTGCTGCCGGCGGTATCGGTGAAGCCGCTCGGAAGAGCTTGGCCGAGATCGAAGGCCCTGGCGAGGAAGGACGCCATCTGGCCCCGGGTGACAAGGCCGTAGGGGCAGAAGCGGGCGGGTTCCGTGGCACACCCGTGGGTGACGTCCAGCTCGGCCAGGCGTTCGACGTAGGGCGTCCACCAGCGGTCCGCGCCGGCGTCGGCGAACCGGGACTCCGTGACGGGATCGGGGTCGGTGCCGTCCAGGGCCCTCACCAGCCACACCGCCATCATCCAGCGCTTTATGCGCTGGGTTGGGCAGAACAGATCGGGCCCGCACTCGGTGCCGGCAAGTATGCCCTCATCCCGCAGGGCATCGATACCGGCCCGGTGAGCACCTTCCGGAACGTCGTCGAAGCCCGGCTCGTCGACGCCGAGGTCGCCCAGCTCGGGATCCCTGCAGCCGCCGGGTCCTCCGGCGGAGAGCTTCCGGGAGGTGCTGAACATGGGGTTGAATCCTGAGCCCGGGTCGGTGGTGGTGAGGTACCGCTCTATCCCGTCCGCGATGGCCACCGCCTCGACCTTGTGCACTTCCGGGTCGGCGAGCAGCCGGGCTTCCTCCGGTGTCGAGAGGTAGGCGGCTTCCGTGATGACCGTCGCGATGCCGGGCGTGTACTGGAGGATGCCGTACAGGTCGTCCTGAACCTCGACGCGGAGCACGGAGGAGGCCCCCTGGAACACGGTCTTGCGCCACGCGACGTCGTACTGCGAGAACGCGCCCTGCAGTTCTTCGAACAGGATGCCGGCCAGCCGCTTCGAGTCGGCGCTCTCTATCTGGTGGTAGGTCTCGGTACCGGGAAGTTCGGAGCGGGCGGTGGCTCCACCGTTGTGATGGAGAGATATGAACACGTCGGGCTTCAGGGCTCGGGCGATCTCGGCCCGCACCACGATCGGGATGCGGACGTCGGTGGTCCGGGTCATGATCGCGTTGAAACCCCGGTCGCGCAGTTCCTCGATCAGCAGTTCCGAGACGTCCAGGTTCAGGGCCTTCTCGGTCAGCCCGTTGCTGCCCACTGCCCCGGTTTCCGAACCTCCGTGGCCGGGGTCGATCACCACTTCCACGTGCGAGATGTACGTGCCTCCGGTCACCGTCCCTTCGTTCCAGCAGGTGGTGGTGACCACGTATCCGTCATCCCTGATCTCCCTCACCGGGAGCACCAGTCCGTCGTCGCTGATCACGACGCCGTCGCCCGGAGGACCCGGGGGGTAGTACTGGGCGCCGGCCGGTAACAGGGCTACGGTCGAGAGGAGGAGCGCCGCGGCCAGGATGGCCGCCCCCCGGCGGCGAGAGCCGGTCGTCATCATCCGGGTATGGCCAGGACCCGGCTGGGCGCCGTCCTACCGGCCTTCGGCCACCAACTCGGGGTTGTAGGGCTCGATCATGATGCACTCGCCCGGGCACTCTTCGGCGGATTCGATCACGTCCTCGATCAGGCTGTCGGGAACCCGCGCCACCCCTCGGGCGCCCTCGGGCCCATGACCGTCTCCGGCCTCATCATCGAAGACCAGGGTCGAGCCGAAGTGCCTGGCCTCTTCCTTCACCACCCAGAGGCCGTCGTCACGACCCTCGA is part of the bacterium genome and harbors:
- a CDS encoding amidohydrolase family protein; translated protein: MAVVDAHLHLFKPASEQYPRDVFEAMTPVEREESAEEFLGAMGSAGVDHAVIVPLSVHDHYLAEILVEFPGKFAGVGVYDPDAEDGAGQVTRRAEQVGIQGLRFYGFGGEAGQAPESLAVFPALEAMRDLDMKVWFYGDPDQVGLLDGVMRLLPGLKVVLNHLGFCPDIWMEIAIDEDRRPRFDIPLPPDSLGLIEQMAAKHPEDLYVHLSGQYAFTQTPYPYPDLQEVVDRIYAAFGAGRMLNASDWPWIKDNPGHSEVLSLVDHYLPGIPPDDRAAIRGGTALSLFDF
- a CDS encoding N-acetylmuramoyl-L-alanine amidase, giving the protein MMTTGSRRRGAAILAAALLLSTVALLPAGAQYYPPGPPGDGVVISDDGLVLPVREIRDDGYVVTTTCWNEGTVTGGTYISHVEVVIDPGHGGSETGAVGSNGLTEKALNLDVSELLIEELRDRGFNAIMTRTTDVRIPIVVRAEIARALKPDVFISLHHNGGATARSELPGTETYHQIESADSKRLAGILFEELQGAFSQYDVAWRKTVFQGASSVLRVEVQDDLYGILQYTPGIATVITEAAYLSTPEEARLLADPEVHKVEAVAIADGIERYLTTTDPGSGFNPMFSTSRKLSAGGPGGCRDPELGDLGVDEPGFDDVPEGAHRAGIDALRDEGILAGTECGPDLFCPTQRIKRWMMAVWLVRALDGTDPDPVTESRFADAGADRWWTPYVERLAELDVTHGCATEPARFCPYGLVTRGQMASFLARAFDLGQALPSGFTDTAGSTHASAIDAVAAVGITRGCMILPARYCPGADTTKGQMATLLERALRLAPRASS
- a CDS encoding ferredoxin — translated: MMVWIDQDLCTGDGICEEIAPDVFEGRDDGLWVVKEEARHFGSTLVFDDEAGDGHGPEGARGVARVPDSLIEDVIESAEECPGECIMIEPYNPELVAEGR
- a CDS encoding AMP-binding protein, producing MADYEEARRTFRLRVPAEFNYARDVVDERARVRPSDLALLALDPQGGNPRRLSFGDLSERSNRAANFLSARGVTKGDRIFLMMPRIPQWYDVMLGAFKLGAVPMPGTVQLTPKDIRYRIESAEATVAVTDPAGAAKVDEVQSTFPMVRQRIVADGAYGDWDSLEDGMERASTEVPESAPTAAADPLLIYFTSGTTGQPKMVLHTHASYGIGHEITARFWMDLRPGDLHWTISDLGWAKAAYGKLFGQWRRGAAVLVWDGRGKPEFDQILHIAESYGVTTFCAPPTIYRQFVQMDLSRFDLSRMRHAMAAGEPLESETFEVWKQATGLEIHDGYGQTETCITVANYPSLPKKPGSMGKPSPGYEVAVVDDGGVPVEPGIEGQIAIRVKPQRPVGLFSEYWKDPERTAEVFQGDWYYSGDRAHVDEDGYFWFGSRTDDVIISAGYRIGPFEVESVVMEHPSVAETAVIGVPDPERGEVVKAFVVLAPGRVASPDLASEIQQYCKKSTAPYKYPRQVEFVEELPKTISGKIRRVELRRREASTE